Proteins encoded by one window of Lacipirellulaceae bacterium:
- a CDS encoding c-type cytochrome, protein MSAIVSPVISQEQAITTKAIQEKRAAEQKQEQIGFDAEWIWTPSQKKNEAPQGDCYFRKTFTVGALEVAEMQIAADNAYELFVNGEPVGKGTDWRKMEVHDIKPFMGGGNTHTVAVRVSNTDGSAAGLVARVLIKEKAGTYKSFSTDNTWKTSVRRFQGWRLGAFNDADWLNAASFGPLGATLPWGDEVVIAGQGARFTIASEFVVERLMRDEEVGSLIAMTFDSRGNLYASQEGGHLLKLTDADRDGIHDTVTTFCDKLMNTQGIVALGSRVFAVGSGPEGPALYRLRDADRDGTADEVTKLVGFKGSRGEHGAHAVRLGPDGLLYVVIGDHARVDATPVGRSAYHSWYEGDLVRPRYEDPQGHAVGIPAPGGTVLRTDANGSFVELVAGGLRNSYDFAFNAEGELFTYDADMEWDRGAPWYRPTRINHVTAGAEMGWRSGWAKWPKYYLDSLPPAVELGAGSPTGVEFYEHTAFPEKYRGAMFGCDWATGKIYAVTFQRDGASYQGKQEVFLEGRPLNATDIAVGPEGALYFCTGGRGTDGGVYRVRWDAEIATDQDLGTGIERAIRQPQFDADWARGRIAGVKRKLGASWGEQLNAIVANPNRSNRDRIRAVDLLLTFGPRPSDALIVQMADDREPEIRAKAARLMYASDAKLVRRRLEELLEDRDPLVRRLACESLMRRGKLPAAELVLPLLSDDDRFVAFAARRLLEKLPVETWARDVLTARDTGQFLNGSVALLTLERREATAKAVLARCEDLLARGEPSLDLLRVIQLALIHGEIDRKDVPSLTDVIASIYPTREAMIDRELVRLLVHLQSPVAAQKFSAELARDDLPILEKTQIAAYAARLHTGWNRDAKLALLKFYEQARSLEGGYSVSAYVEQFARDFFTQLSLAERQHLLASGEKWPASSLSVLAKLPKEPGAEVLEVIRDLDTRVAPLCKTNDAQRRLRVGIIAVLGQTTDSASHEHLQQIYMTEPNYREAVAMSLTQNPGGENWSFLVDSLKVVEGAPAEEVLDALATVRQRPSEAKHYRYLILAGLRGETSVAKKACELLEFWSGESSIAASASLENQLAGWQAWYAAQFPDAQAAQLPVDEGRDKWSYDELLTFLESGSGKNGDQRLGHEIFNKAQCAACHRVGARGESMGPDLTTVSRRFLTKEILESIVYPSHVISDQYASKLVVVNGKTHVGIVASQGRAGVKMLTQSGKVLEFSHADIDEIEASDQSAMPTGLLNKLTLEEVADLFAYLRAGGETGSTGVARRRATTER, encoded by the coding sequence TTGAGTGCCATCGTATCGCCAGTTATCTCTCAGGAGCAGGCGATAACGACCAAGGCGATTCAGGAAAAACGTGCCGCGGAGCAAAAACAGGAACAGATCGGCTTCGACGCGGAGTGGATCTGGACCCCTTCGCAGAAAAAGAACGAAGCCCCGCAAGGCGATTGCTACTTTCGCAAGACCTTCACCGTCGGGGCGCTCGAAGTCGCGGAGATGCAAATCGCCGCAGACAACGCCTACGAACTGTTCGTCAACGGCGAGCCGGTCGGCAAAGGGACCGACTGGCGAAAGATGGAGGTCCACGACATCAAACCCTTCATGGGCGGCGGCAATACGCATACCGTCGCGGTGCGCGTCTCCAACACCGATGGTAGCGCTGCCGGCTTAGTTGCTCGAGTATTGATCAAAGAAAAAGCGGGTACCTATAAAAGCTTCTCCACGGACAACACTTGGAAAACGAGCGTCCGCCGCTTTCAAGGTTGGCGATTAGGAGCGTTCAACGATGCCGATTGGCTCAACGCCGCAAGCTTCGGACCATTGGGGGCGACCCTGCCTTGGGGTGACGAGGTGGTGATCGCAGGGCAAGGCGCCCGTTTCACGATCGCTTCCGAGTTCGTCGTCGAACGGCTGATGCGCGACGAAGAGGTCGGCTCGCTGATCGCCATGACCTTTGACTCGCGAGGCAATTTGTACGCTTCGCAAGAAGGGGGTCATCTGCTCAAGCTGACCGACGCTGACCGCGACGGCATCCACGACACCGTTACTACCTTCTGTGACAAGCTGATGAACACCCAGGGCATTGTTGCTCTAGGAAGTCGCGTGTTCGCCGTGGGTAGCGGGCCCGAAGGCCCCGCACTCTACCGCCTGCGCGATGCGGACCGCGACGGCACGGCAGACGAAGTCACCAAGTTGGTCGGCTTCAAAGGTTCACGTGGTGAACACGGTGCCCACGCGGTACGACTCGGCCCTGATGGTTTGCTCTACGTGGTGATCGGCGACCACGCCCGCGTCGATGCGACGCCCGTGGGCCGCAGTGCGTATCACAGTTGGTACGAGGGCGATCTTGTACGCCCCCGCTATGAAGACCCACAGGGTCACGCGGTAGGAATCCCTGCCCCCGGCGGAACGGTCCTCCGCACCGACGCCAATGGCAGCTTCGTGGAACTGGTCGCCGGTGGGCTGCGTAACTCCTATGACTTTGCCTTCAACGCCGAAGGGGAACTCTTCACTTACGATGCCGACATGGAATGGGACCGCGGTGCCCCTTGGTACCGCCCGACACGAATCAACCACGTCACCGCCGGTGCCGAAATGGGCTGGCGGAGCGGTTGGGCAAAGTGGCCCAAATACTACCTCGATAGTTTGCCCCCCGCCGTGGAACTCGGCGCAGGCTCACCTACTGGCGTGGAGTTTTATGAGCACACCGCGTTCCCGGAAAAATACCGCGGCGCAATGTTCGGCTGCGATTGGGCGACAGGCAAGATTTACGCGGTAACGTTCCAGCGCGATGGTGCCAGCTACCAAGGCAAGCAGGAGGTCTTCCTGGAAGGCCGCCCGCTTAACGCCACCGATATTGCCGTGGGGCCTGAGGGAGCACTGTACTTCTGCACGGGAGGTCGCGGTACGGATGGCGGGGTTTATCGAGTCCGCTGGGATGCGGAAATTGCTACCGACCAGGACTTGGGAACAGGCATTGAGCGCGCGATTCGCCAGCCGCAGTTCGACGCCGATTGGGCACGGGGGCGGATTGCCGGGGTGAAACGCAAACTCGGAGCGTCCTGGGGCGAGCAGCTCAACGCCATCGTGGCGAATCCGAATCGCTCGAATCGCGACCGCATTCGTGCTGTCGATCTGCTGCTCACTTTCGGCCCACGACCTAGCGACGCTTTGATTGTGCAAATGGCCGACGACCGCGAACCGGAGATCCGCGCGAAAGCCGCACGGCTGATGTACGCCAGCGACGCCAAACTTGTACGCAGGCGGCTAGAAGAACTACTCGAAGACCGCGATCCGCTGGTGCGACGTTTAGCTTGCGAATCGCTCATGCGACGCGGCAAACTTCCGGCTGCGGAGTTGGTTCTGCCGTTGCTTTCCGATGATGACCGGTTCGTCGCCTTCGCCGCTAGGCGTTTGTTGGAGAAGCTGCCCGTTGAAACTTGGGCTCGCGACGTGCTGACGGCACGAGACACGGGCCAGTTCCTGAACGGCTCCGTCGCCCTGCTCACGCTTGAGCGTCGAGAGGCCACCGCCAAGGCAGTCCTCGCTCGCTGCGAAGACTTACTCGCCCGAGGAGAGCCTTCACTCGACCTGCTGCGTGTCATTCAGCTCGCTTTGATCCATGGCGAGATCGACCGCAAGGACGTCCCCTCGCTGACGGACGTGATCGCTTCGATTTATCCGACGCGGGAAGCAATGATCGACCGCGAGCTTGTTCGTTTACTCGTTCATTTGCAATCGCCTGTCGCCGCTCAGAAATTCTCTGCGGAACTCGCACGCGACGATTTGCCCATCCTTGAGAAAACACAAATCGCCGCGTATGCCGCTCGACTGCACACCGGCTGGAATCGCGACGCGAAACTCGCGCTGCTGAAATTCTATGAGCAAGCCCGAAGCCTCGAAGGGGGCTACAGTGTGAGCGCCTACGTCGAACAGTTTGCTCGCGACTTCTTCACGCAGTTGTCGCTGGCCGAACGTCAGCATCTGCTGGCCAGTGGCGAAAAGTGGCCCGCCTCTTCGCTTTCCGTGTTGGCTAAGCTACCCAAAGAACCCGGAGCAGAAGTCCTGGAAGTCATTCGCGACCTGGACACACGTGTGGCCCCGCTCTGCAAGACAAACGACGCCCAACGTCGGTTGCGGGTGGGAATAATCGCTGTGCTTGGCCAAACGACAGACTCGGCTTCGCACGAACACTTGCAGCAGATCTACATGACCGAGCCGAACTACCGCGAAGCGGTCGCCATGAGCCTCACGCAGAACCCCGGGGGCGAAAACTGGTCGTTCCTGGTCGACTCGTTGAAAGTCGTCGAAGGAGCACCCGCCGAGGAAGTCCTCGACGCCCTCGCCACGGTTCGCCAGCGTCCCAGCGAAGCGAAGCACTATCGATACCTGATTCTCGCAGGGCTTCGTGGCGAAACTTCGGTGGCGAAAAAGGCGTGCGAATTACTTGAGTTCTGGAGTGGTGAGTCTTCAATCGCTGCGAGCGCGAGTCTCGAAAACCAATTGGCCGGCTGGCAGGCTTGGTACGCTGCCCAGTTCCCGGACGCGCAGGCCGCACAGCTCCCCGTGGATGAAGGTCGCGACAAGTGGAGCTACGACGAACTGCTCACCTTCCTCGAGAGCGGCAGCGGCAAGAACGGCGATCAGCGACTCGGGCACGAGATCTTCAACAAAGCTCAGTGTGCCGCCTGCCATCGCGTCGGCGCGCGGGGTGAATCGATGGGGCCTGACCTAACGACGGTGTCCCGCCGTTTCCTCACCAAGGAAATCTTGGAATCGATCGTCTACCCCTCGCACGTGATCTCCGACCAATACGCCAGCAAGCTGGTCGTGGTGAACGGCAAAACGCATGTGGGAATTGTCGCCTCCCAAGGCCGCGCCGGCGTGAAGATGCTCACCCAAAGCGGCAAGGTGCTGGAGTTCTCCCACGCCGACATCGACGAAATCGAAGCGAGCGATCAAAGCGCCATGCCCACGGGGTTGCTCAACAAGCTGACGCTTGAGGAAGTGGCGGACTTGTTTGCGTATTTGAGGGCAGGCGGAGAGACAGGCTCCACAGGTGTCGCTCGTCGCCGGGCAACGACCGAGCGCTAA
- a CDS encoding mechanosensitive ion channel, whose amino-acid sequence MVQKRSLFSRCWIALVVLGLVPAALPSSHAQQGANPLRGENAAESKGEATEKAENVESPEAEEEASTPSKSTAELTVEQVTERLKLLESAGLDETKMGRATAAYQAALESLTLAEQQSEERAKLEEKLKKLPQNTKLFREQLSEPLPKQTDISPDAELESLEREALELEQLVKKTTENYTKSQSEPAERTTRLAELPELMAKVREELEELNDMLESAPSAAAADAVALAEETKLRARRQSLTASLSLMQAQQQLYSTGSEALKLKQDVTARKLAAQEKQLTKLREAIATRRQADATAQANAAAREAKKKRLPPIAELAERNVALADLRRTVLKNIDDLTAQKQEIANQKLAIKTEFTRSQERAEGTGLSEGMGQLLRKQQAMLPDLDEVKLRRSARQAVAADVVFRQYELNDQSSDLAGVDREEQVQKVVEQLPENMRTGRVGESAAAEIGELLKMEREYLDDLISDYEEYSRLLAELSVEEAELIELTENYAGFIAERVLWIRSSFPLSTTDIRPAVDAALWSLDPRHWADAARMTLKTAREHSYQVGLFVLALGILLAAQQRSRRLLSEIGKQASKSTSTDFWLTLRALWLTLVTSLPWPILLWFLGWWMDRPTDESEFVHTLSHGLRFVAVCLFLLEFVRQLCRAGGLADAHFQWPAECLTQARRNLRWLTWAGLPLVLWLVGLERQRIEPLWSSSLGRVLFIIVMLLLAFVLRRVLLASGSPLLLAMKRSDKSWLAMLHKLWGPVLVLLPVFLAVLATMGYYYTAQHMAVRLLESVALVFALLVIGGVTRRWILTTRRKLAMETARKRREQQAAAADANATPPKELAEEVVDLKALGAQTNKLVQTVVLALGVIAAWFIWEEMLSAVAFITEKPILFAEGGTTWGQLLGFGLIIAVTWGAVRDLPALLDFAVLQHLPMDGGSRYAFMAICRYVMLAIGVFVAFGALGFHWDSIQWLVAAMGVGLGFGLQEIFANFISGIILLFERPIRVGDIITLGDRTGVVNRIRMRSTTIVDWDRKEYVVPNKDLITERLLNWTLSDHTNRIVVEVGVAYGSDTELACQLLKEAALEHPLVLDDPAPIVVFDRFGDSALILVLRCYLPDLEKRLDTIHELNTAIDKKYREAGLEIAFPQTDLHLRTVPKAFERLAGREVPVAAGNGVSNGQGG is encoded by the coding sequence ATGGTTCAAAAACGCTCTTTATTCTCACGCTGCTGGATCGCTCTCGTTGTTCTGGGCCTAGTGCCGGCTGCGTTGCCGTCGAGCCACGCCCAACAAGGGGCCAATCCGCTGCGTGGCGAGAACGCAGCGGAATCAAAGGGCGAGGCTACGGAGAAGGCCGAAAACGTCGAGTCGCCCGAGGCTGAAGAGGAAGCTTCCACTCCGAGCAAATCGACTGCGGAGCTGACCGTCGAGCAAGTGACTGAGCGGCTCAAGCTCCTAGAATCAGCGGGGCTGGATGAGACCAAAATGGGCCGGGCGACCGCGGCTTATCAGGCGGCTTTGGAATCGCTCACGCTTGCCGAGCAGCAGAGCGAAGAACGGGCGAAGCTCGAAGAGAAACTTAAGAAGCTTCCGCAAAATACCAAGTTGTTTCGAGAGCAACTGAGCGAACCTTTGCCGAAGCAGACGGACATCTCGCCGGATGCCGAGCTCGAGTCCCTGGAACGCGAGGCACTCGAATTAGAGCAGTTGGTCAAGAAGACGACCGAAAACTACACCAAGTCACAGTCAGAGCCTGCGGAACGTACGACGCGGCTGGCGGAATTGCCTGAGTTGATGGCCAAGGTGCGTGAGGAGTTGGAAGAGCTCAACGACATGTTGGAGTCTGCGCCGAGCGCGGCTGCGGCGGATGCTGTGGCACTCGCGGAAGAAACGAAACTGCGTGCCAGGAGGCAATCACTGACAGCTTCGCTCTCACTGATGCAGGCCCAGCAGCAGCTCTATAGCACCGGCAGCGAAGCGTTGAAACTGAAACAAGACGTCACCGCTCGCAAACTGGCTGCCCAAGAGAAACAACTTACGAAACTGCGCGAGGCGATCGCCACCCGCCGTCAAGCGGATGCGACCGCTCAAGCGAACGCTGCGGCGCGGGAAGCGAAGAAGAAACGCCTACCACCGATAGCCGAACTGGCCGAACGGAACGTCGCACTCGCCGATCTGCGAAGAACAGTCCTCAAGAACATCGACGATCTAACGGCACAGAAGCAGGAGATTGCCAATCAGAAACTGGCGATCAAGACCGAGTTCACCCGGAGCCAAGAACGGGCCGAAGGGACCGGGCTTTCTGAAGGGATGGGCCAGTTGCTGCGGAAGCAGCAAGCGATGCTGCCAGACCTGGACGAAGTCAAGCTCCGGCGGTCCGCCCGCCAGGCCGTGGCCGCAGATGTGGTTTTCAGACAGTACGAACTGAACGACCAAAGTAGCGATCTGGCAGGCGTCGATCGTGAAGAACAGGTCCAAAAGGTCGTTGAGCAACTGCCTGAGAACATGCGAACCGGTCGCGTCGGAGAATCAGCGGCGGCGGAAATCGGAGAGCTGCTGAAAATGGAGCGAGAATATCTCGACGACCTGATTTCCGACTACGAGGAATACTCGCGCCTGCTCGCCGAGTTAAGCGTTGAGGAAGCGGAACTGATTGAGTTGACCGAGAACTACGCGGGCTTCATTGCCGAACGCGTGCTGTGGATTCGCAGCAGTTTTCCTTTGAGCACAACTGACATTCGTCCTGCCGTGGACGCGGCCCTCTGGAGCCTTGACCCGAGGCATTGGGCCGATGCGGCTCGGATGACGCTGAAGACGGCTCGCGAACATTCTTATCAGGTCGGATTGTTCGTCCTCGCCTTGGGAATCCTCCTGGCGGCACAGCAGCGCTCGCGGCGGTTGCTCTCGGAAATCGGCAAGCAGGCGTCAAAGAGCACATCAACCGACTTTTGGCTGACGCTCCGTGCGCTGTGGCTGACCCTGGTCACTTCGCTGCCCTGGCCGATTCTGCTCTGGTTTCTCGGCTGGTGGATGGACCGGCCAACCGACGAATCGGAGTTCGTGCACACGCTATCGCACGGTTTACGGTTTGTGGCGGTCTGTTTGTTTCTGCTCGAGTTCGTCCGGCAACTCTGTCGTGCGGGGGGACTCGCCGATGCGCACTTTCAGTGGCCGGCGGAATGTTTGACCCAGGCCCGTCGCAATCTTCGTTGGCTCACTTGGGCGGGTTTGCCGTTGGTATTGTGGTTGGTCGGTTTGGAGCGACAGCGCATCGAGCCGCTCTGGAGTTCGTCACTCGGGCGCGTGCTGTTCATCATCGTGATGCTGCTGCTTGCATTTGTTCTCCGACGCGTCTTGCTGGCCAGCGGCAGCCCGCTGCTCTTGGCAATGAAACGGTCAGACAAGTCGTGGCTGGCGATGTTGCATAAGCTGTGGGGGCCTGTGTTGGTGCTGCTACCGGTCTTCTTGGCGGTACTGGCGACGATGGGCTATTACTACACTGCCCAGCACATGGCGGTACGATTGCTGGAGAGTGTGGCTCTTGTGTTCGCGCTGCTAGTGATCGGAGGCGTCACCCGGCGGTGGATCCTCACGACGCGCCGCAAGCTGGCCATGGAGACGGCCCGTAAACGACGCGAGCAGCAAGCCGCCGCTGCGGATGCCAATGCGACCCCGCCGAAGGAACTGGCCGAAGAAGTCGTCGACTTGAAAGCACTCGGCGCGCAGACCAACAAGCTCGTGCAGACCGTCGTGCTAGCCCTAGGGGTTATTGCAGCTTGGTTCATCTGGGAGGAGATGCTCTCTGCGGTGGCCTTCATCACCGAGAAGCCCATTCTGTTTGCTGAGGGGGGAACTACCTGGGGGCAGTTGCTCGGCTTCGGGTTGATTATCGCCGTCACCTGGGGTGCCGTCCGCGACTTGCCGGCCCTACTGGACTTTGCCGTGTTGCAACACTTGCCGATGGATGGCGGCAGCCGATACGCATTCATGGCGATTTGCCGTTACGTGATGCTTGCGATTGGTGTCTTCGTGGCGTTTGGGGCACTCGGCTTCCACTGGGACAGTATCCAGTGGTTGGTCGCTGCGATGGGCGTTGGCTTGGGTTTCGGCCTGCAGGAGATTTTCGCCAATTTCATTTCGGGGATCATTCTGCTGTTCGAACGACCGATCCGCGTCGGCGACATCATCACCCTGGGTGACCGCACCGGCGTGGTGAATCGTATCCGCATGCGGTCAACGACAATCGTCGATTGGGACCGCAAGGAGTATGTCGTCCCCAACAAGGATCTCATCACCGAACGGCTCTTGAACTGGACCCTTTCGGATCACACCAATCGGATTGTCGTCGAAGTAGGCGTCGCCTACGGCAGCGACACGGAATTGGCCTGTCAGTTGCTAAAGGAGGCAGCCTTAGAGCACCCGCTCGTCCTTGACGACCCGGCGCCGATCGTCGTGTTCGACCGCTTCGGCGACAGCGCTCTCATTTTGGTCCTGCGCTGCTACTTGCCGGACCTGGAGAAGCGGCTTGATACAATCCACGAGCTCAATACGGCCATCGATAAGAAGTACCGTGAGGCAGGGCTGGAGATCGCCTTCCCGCAGACGGACTTGCACTTGCGAACGGTGCCGAAGGCATTCGAGCGGTTGGCGGGGCGCGAGGTGCCGGTGGCGGCTGGGAATGGGGTTAGCAATGGGCAGGGAGGTTGA
- the rplU gene encoding 50S ribosomal protein L21, with protein MYAIIADGGRQHKVEEGQEVTVDYRDIAAGETFTFEKVLAVSDGSGDLKLGTPTVDGASVTAEVVGPEQGPKLVVQKIRRRKNSRRKTGHRSMYTKVKINKISS; from the coding sequence ATGTACGCAATCATCGCCGATGGCGGCCGCCAGCACAAAGTGGAAGAAGGACAAGAAGTTACGGTCGATTACCGTGACATCGCCGCAGGTGAGACATTCACCTTTGAGAAGGTGTTGGCCGTCAGTGACGGCTCCGGCGACTTGAAGCTGGGCACGCCCACCGTTGATGGCGCGAGCGTCACGGCAGAAGTGGTAGGTCCCGAGCAGGGCCCGAAGCTGGTGGTACAGAAGATCCGTCGACGCAAAAACAGCCGTCGCAAGACCGGCCACCGCAGCATGTATACGAAGGTGAAGATCAACAAGATCAGTTCGTGA
- a CDS encoding anti-sigma factor, producing the protein MNCDQCQPLLNDALLGELPSEQQAAIDAHLSQCNDCQKAYNHSQAAFSLLAETVQPVAPPEGMRTRLMASLPKKQSSSAPLESPPPTIAFGMSEALDQPQEVASQKTEGATWSRGMLWAATLVGVAVGGIVTSTLMERSAENRVDQAALDKRQQAAEELASVMQSAQRLAGTGGLRSAAFESPQRPGLAAMLTWDVPSRKLHFHAVGLPKPPQGQEYQLWLIAAEDQWTFAGTLQESSGSHALLAPVPEALFAEDSGPVSAALTLSDGSGEGHGQEIARTQFTTK; encoded by the coding sequence ATGAACTGCGACCAATGCCAACCGCTGTTGAATGATGCCTTGCTTGGTGAACTGCCAAGCGAGCAGCAAGCGGCTATCGATGCGCATTTGTCTCAGTGCAACGATTGCCAGAAGGCCTACAATCACTCGCAAGCCGCCTTCTCCCTACTAGCGGAAACCGTTCAGCCTGTTGCACCGCCCGAGGGAATGCGAACGCGGCTGATGGCGTCGCTGCCAAAAAAGCAGTCAAGTTCAGCGCCCCTAGAGTCCCCGCCTCCGACAATAGCCTTTGGCATGTCTGAAGCACTCGATCAACCTCAGGAAGTTGCCTCTCAGAAAACCGAGGGAGCCACATGGTCACGCGGCATGCTCTGGGCCGCGACGCTCGTCGGCGTTGCAGTTGGGGGAATTGTCACTTCGACGCTGATGGAGCGCAGCGCTGAGAATCGCGTTGATCAGGCGGCTTTAGACAAACGACAACAGGCGGCAGAAGAATTGGCAAGCGTGATGCAGTCCGCCCAGCGACTGGCTGGAACAGGGGGGCTACGAAGTGCAGCATTTGAGTCGCCGCAGCGGCCCGGTCTGGCAGCGATGCTGACCTGGGATGTGCCTTCTCGAAAACTGCACTTCCACGCGGTAGGCCTTCCCAAGCCGCCCCAAGGCCAAGAGTATCAGCTCTGGCTAATCGCTGCTGAGGATCAATGGACATTTGCCGGCACTTTGCAGGAATCCTCGGGAAGCCACGCGCTTCTGGCCCCAGTCCCTGAAGCACTTTTTGCGGAAGATTCAGGCCCAGTATCCGCTGCTCTGACGCTTTCAGACGGCTCCGGCGAGGGCCACGGGCAGGAAATCGCCCGCACGCAGTTCACCACAAAATAG
- a CDS encoding sigma-70 family RNA polymerase sigma factor: MSSSEPLLAKDSPATGGSGSTGPQAEPARVSDAELMSQVAQGEEAALGELYDRYSGHLYGLCLKILRRPAEAQAVLSDVFYEIWRRADRFNPERGRVRTYFTTLARSRSIDRIRSESTRSTHEAEYSAEAGRLASGPSPVKGPQQTAVENETMSFVHEVLHSLGEDQRACLEAAYFEGLTQQQIADHLQLPLGTVKTHIRTGLEKLRSAVAAHEAGTLRE; encoded by the coding sequence ATGAGCAGCAGTGAGCCATTACTAGCCAAGGACTCCCCCGCGACAGGCGGTTCGGGTTCCACAGGCCCGCAAGCGGAGCCGGCGAGGGTCAGCGATGCGGAACTCATGAGCCAGGTCGCTCAGGGCGAAGAAGCTGCCCTCGGTGAGCTATACGACCGCTACTCGGGCCACTTGTACGGATTATGCCTCAAGATTCTGCGGCGTCCCGCCGAAGCGCAAGCTGTTCTATCCGATGTTTTTTATGAAATTTGGCGTCGGGCAGATCGATTCAATCCAGAGCGGGGTCGGGTCCGTACCTATTTTACAACCCTGGCTCGGAGCCGTTCGATTGATCGGATTAGATCGGAATCCACGCGATCGACCCACGAGGCGGAATACAGTGCCGAGGCGGGACGGCTGGCCTCGGGGCCTTCGCCGGTGAAGGGCCCTCAGCAGACGGCGGTAGAGAATGAAACGATGAGTTTCGTTCACGAGGTGCTTCACAGTTTGGGGGAGGATCAGCGAGCTTGCCTCGAAGCGGCCTACTTTGAAGGATTAACACAGCAGCAGATTGCTGATCATTTGCAACTGCCACTAGGGACGGTGAAAACGCATATCCGTACGGGTTTGGAGAAACTACGCTCCGCAGTAGCTGCTCACGAAGCGGGGACATTGAGAGAGTAG
- a CDS encoding DUF4864 domain-containing protein yields MSDQPARSRSSFNALVGFGGGVLLGAVLVSLFGSGGDGRSSAEEPSTETSSIELPDNATVTPNPDWSPREVVQLQMEALVESSTNPTAIANCFALASPSNRVVTGPLERFAAMVAGPGYRPLIDAKSFLVGEAITRDRFAAVLVTLMTHEGEPFAFRFLLSRQTGAPAVGVPNAISELKDCWMTDGVSRISPPLSPPRPRGPGV; encoded by the coding sequence ATGTCTGATCAACCTGCGAGATCCCGTTCTTCCTTCAATGCCTTGGTTGGTTTCGGGGGTGGCGTCTTATTGGGGGCTGTGCTTGTGAGCCTGTTCGGTTCAGGAGGTGACGGCCGGAGCAGCGCGGAAGAACCTTCGACGGAAACGTCTTCGATTGAGCTTCCCGACAACGCAACCGTGACGCCCAATCCTGATTGGTCACCGCGGGAAGTAGTGCAGCTTCAGATGGAAGCACTCGTTGAAAGCAGTACGAACCCCACGGCGATCGCGAACTGCTTCGCGCTGGCTTCTCCCTCGAATCGCGTCGTGACTGGACCGCTGGAGCGCTTTGCCGCCATGGTGGCCGGGCCCGGCTATCGACCGCTTATTGATGCCAAGTCGTTTCTGGTCGGCGAAGCAATTACGCGAGATCGATTCGCTGCCGTTCTTGTCACCCTGATGACGCACGAAGGGGAGCCTTTTGCCTTTCGATTTCTCCTTTCGCGGCAGACGGGCGCACCGGCAGTTGGTGTCCCCAACGCGATCAGCGAATTGAAAGATTGTTGGATGACCGATGGGGTCTCAAGAATTTCGCCTCCGCTCAGCCCGCCTCGACCTCGGGGGCCTGGCGTATGA
- a CDS encoding 8-amino-7-oxononanoate synthase: MPTLSWITESLRDLEEEDLLRELPLGLEVAKPRAGGLVNFASNDYLGLASDPRVVEAASAACRDQGVGRAASPLICGRSTLHEQLERELARFLNAEAALLFTSGYAANVGIIPALVDRGDCLYGDALNHASLIDGCRLARAERKVYRHGDIEQLEAMLQEGRNFRRRLIVSDTLFSMDGDLAPLPQLVRLAQKHDAMLLIDEAHALGVFGANGCGAWEHFRHEIPDDDSLPVVRIGTLSKAFGSAGGFVAGSQNLIHWLANRARSYVFSTAHPAANAAAALKSLEIVHSDRTAGTKLLSRAAELRASLVGQGWDVAPSASQIIPLRVGSAERAILLGKRLREAGYWVPAIRPPSVPEGQSLLRLSLTAAHTEEMISGLLAALGTKEPD; this comes from the coding sequence ATGCCCACGCTCTCCTGGATTACCGAATCGCTACGAGATCTCGAAGAAGAGGATCTGCTCCGCGAGCTGCCCCTCGGGCTGGAAGTGGCTAAGCCGCGAGCGGGGGGGCTCGTCAACTTTGCCTCGAACGACTACCTCGGACTCGCCAGCGATCCCCGGGTCGTCGAAGCTGCCAGCGCCGCTTGTCGTGATCAGGGTGTCGGGCGTGCCGCGAGCCCGCTGATCTGCGGTCGTTCGACTTTGCATGAGCAGCTCGAACGAGAACTTGCCCGTTTCCTCAATGCGGAAGCGGCCCTGCTGTTCACCAGTGGATATGCCGCCAATGTGGGGATCATTCCCGCACTCGTTGATCGGGGCGATTGCCTCTACGGAGACGCCCTCAATCACGCCAGCCTGATCGACGGCTGTCGGCTCGCGCGGGCTGAGCGAAAGGTCTATCGCCACGGCGACATAGAGCAACTCGAAGCGATGCTCCAAGAGGGCCGGAACTTCCGCCGTCGCCTAATCGTCAGCGATACGCTTTTCAGCATGGACGGCGATCTGGCCCCGCTCCCGCAGCTCGTCCGCTTAGCCCAAAAACACGACGCGATGCTGCTCATCGACGAGGCGCACGCCCTGGGAGTTTTCGGAGCAAATGGCTGTGGCGCGTGGGAACACTTTCGTCATGAAATTCCCGATGACGACTCCTTGCCGGTCGTTCGCATCGGGACGCTCAGCAAGGCGTTCGGATCGGCTGGAGGTTTTGTTGCTGGAAGTCAGAACCTCATCCATTGGCTTGCGAATCGAGCTCGTAGCTACGTCTTCTCCACAGCACACCCAGCCGCCAACGCTGCGGCAGCACTCAAGTCTCTGGAGATCGTCCACTCAGACCGGACCGCAGGGACAAAACTTCTCAGCCGAGCGGCCGAGCTACGAGCGAGCCTCGTTGGGCAAGGCTGGGACGTCGCTCCTTCAGCAAGCCAAATCATCCCGCTGCGTGTTGGCTCTGCGGAGCGGGCAATTCTACTGGGGAAACGACTCCGCGAGGCTGGCTACTGGGTCCCAGCGATCCGCCCTCCCTCGGTCCCCGAAGGGCAGTCACTCCTGAGGCTGAGCCTGACAGCAGCCCACACGGAGGAAATGATCTCTGGGCTCCTTGCGGCTTTGGGTACCAAAGAGCCCGATTAG